The Bradyrhizobium sp. WBAH42 genome includes a window with the following:
- a CDS encoding BolA family protein, translating into MPMDAHDIEAMIKAAIPDAEVTIRDLAGDGDHYAATVISESFRGKSRVQQHQIVYQSLRGQMGGVLHALALQTGVPGT; encoded by the coding sequence ATGCCCATGGACGCCCACGATATCGAGGCGATGATCAAGGCAGCGATCCCCGATGCCGAGGTGACCATTCGTGACCTCGCCGGCGACGGCGACCACTATGCCGCGACCGTGATCTCGGAATCCTTCCGCGGCAAGTCGCGCGTCCAGCAGCACCAGATCGTCTACCAGTCCCTGCGTGGCCAGATGGGCGGCGTGCTGCACGCGCTGGCGCTGCAAACCGGCGTACCAGGTACCTGA
- a CDS encoding DUF427 domain-containing protein yields MKLPGPDHPITITPNPRRVRVTAGDIVIAETSKALTLKEARYPAVQYVPREDTNMAVLERTDRVTHCPYKGDANYYSVKADGKTLDNAIWTYETPFPAMTEISGHLAFYPDKVKIEEVG; encoded by the coding sequence ATGAAGCTTCCAGGGCCCGACCACCCGATCACCATCACCCCAAACCCGAGGCGCGTCCGCGTCACCGCGGGCGACATCGTGATCGCCGAGACCAGCAAGGCGCTGACCTTGAAGGAGGCCAGATATCCGGCGGTGCAATATGTGCCGCGGGAGGACACCAACATGGCCGTGTTGGAGCGTACCGACCGTGTGACCCATTGCCCCTACAAGGGGGACGCGAACTATTACAGCGTCAAGGCCGACGGCAAGACGCTGGACAACGCAATCTGGACCTACGAGACGCCCTTCCCCGCGATGACGGAGATTTCAGGCCATCTGGCGTTTTATCCGGACAAGGTGAAGATCGAGGAAGTGGGGTAG
- a CDS encoding DUF1328 domain-containing protein produces MTILKWALIFLLVSIVAGVLGFTGISAASADVARFLFYVFVVIFLVLLILGLTIFRA; encoded by the coding sequence ATGACGATCCTCAAATGGGCGCTGATCTTCCTACTTGTCTCGATCGTGGCCGGCGTGCTCGGCTTTACCGGCATCTCGGCCGCCTCGGCCGACGTCGCCCGCTTCCTGTTCTACGTCTTCGTCGTGATCTTCCTGGTGCTGCTGATATTGGGACTCACGATCTTCAGGGCGTAG
- a CDS encoding acyltransferase encodes MTMSHSATIGAEVHAAPQSKVRNLAIDRARTFLTLVVLLHHAVIPYTYFGHTDPTYFFGFDMIVLATDSFFMAMFFFLSGLFAWSGIARKGVRGYLADRLLRLGLPFAICAFTIIPVAYYAISLRQHPEIGFSEFWWNMVTKGPWPSGPIWFLWVLFAFDLVACLLHRLSPNLLDPINRLSLHGRRRPAVFFAVMLAVTAAFYIPGLVRYGHSSWFEFGPFSVQHGRVMLYATYFFFGAGIGVAQMDRGLLAVDGRMAKVSWDWMVLAIVPYCLLWGLIFIKREILGNPSPLPDWYEALYAICFTVFSVAIMFLILAFFQRFKQSGSARLLDPMQGDAFGMFLVHYPIALWLQYWLFDYDLPAIVKATIGFVLTVAASWALTRALRQIPGASKVL; translated from the coding sequence ATGACGATGTCACATTCAGCGACGATCGGCGCAGAGGTGCATGCCGCGCCGCAGAGCAAGGTGCGCAATTTGGCGATCGATCGCGCCCGCACCTTCCTCACTCTGGTCGTGCTGCTGCATCACGCGGTGATCCCCTATACCTATTTCGGTCATACCGATCCGACATATTTCTTCGGTTTCGACATGATCGTGCTCGCCACCGACAGTTTCTTCATGGCGATGTTCTTCTTCCTGTCGGGGCTGTTCGCCTGGTCTGGCATCGCCCGGAAGGGAGTGCGGGGCTATTTGGCAGATCGCCTGCTTCGGCTTGGCTTACCTTTCGCGATCTGCGCCTTCACGATCATTCCGGTCGCCTATTACGCGATCTCCCTGCGGCAGCATCCCGAGATCGGCTTTTCGGAGTTCTGGTGGAATATGGTCACGAAGGGCCCGTGGCCGAGCGGGCCGATCTGGTTCCTTTGGGTCTTGTTCGCCTTCGACCTGGTTGCCTGCCTGCTGCACCGGCTGTCGCCCAATCTGCTCGATCCGATCAATCGCCTCTCGCTACATGGTCGCCGCCGGCCCGCGGTGTTCTTCGCGGTCATGCTGGCCGTCACCGCGGCGTTCTACATTCCCGGGCTGGTTCGCTACGGGCATAGCAGTTGGTTCGAGTTCGGGCCGTTCTCGGTCCAGCACGGGCGCGTGATGCTCTATGCGACCTACTTCTTTTTCGGTGCCGGCATCGGCGTTGCGCAAATGGATCGCGGGCTGCTCGCTGTCGACGGCCGCATGGCGAAGGTCAGCTGGGACTGGATGGTCCTGGCGATCGTTCCGTACTGCCTCTTGTGGGGGCTGATCTTCATCAAGCGCGAAATACTGGGCAACCCGTCACCGTTGCCGGACTGGTATGAAGCGCTCTATGCCATCTGCTTCACTGTCTTCAGCGTGGCCATCATGTTTCTGATCCTGGCCTTTTTCCAGAGGTTCAAGCAATCAGGCTCAGCCAGGCTGCTCGATCCAATGCAGGGCGACGCGTTCGGCATGTTCCTGGTGCACTATCCGATCGCACTGTGGCTGCAATACTGGCTGTTCGACTATGACCTGCCGGCGATCGTCAAGGCCACGATCGGGTTTGTACTGACTGTCGCGGCGAGCTGGGCGCTGACGCGAGCGTTGCGGCAGATCCCGGGCGCGTCGAAGGTGTTGTGA
- the purL gene encoding phosphoribosylformylglycinamidine synthase subunit PurL, whose translation MKNEPKITPELVAAHGLKPDEYERILKLIGREPTFTELGIFSAMWNEHCSYKSSRIHLRGLPTKAPWVIQGPGENAGVIDIGDGQAVVFKMESHNHPSYIEPYQGATTGVGGILRDVFTMGARPIACLNALSFGAPEHPKTRHLVSGVVAGVGGYGNSFGVPTVGGQVRFHTRYDGNILVNAMAVGLADADKIFYAAASGVNMPIVYLGSKTGRDGIHGASMASAEFDDKSEEKRPTVQVGDPFAEKLLLEACLEIMEKGCVIAIQDMGAAGLTCSAVEMGAKGDLGVDLDLDVVPTRETGMSAYEMMLSESQERMLMVLKPEKEKEAEAIFKKWGLDFAVVGYTTPSKRFVVKHGGDVMADLPIKELGDEAPVYDRPHVPSAALPVVHARDVPAPMALGSALEKLIGTPDMCSKRWVWEQYDHVILGNTMQRPGGDAAVVRVQDGPKGLALTVDVTPRYCEADPYQGGKQAVAEAWRNITAVGGKPLAITDNLNFGNPERPEIMGQFVGCLKGISEACRTLDFPVVSGNVSLYNETNGRAILPTPSIGGVGLLDDFTKSASLAFKAEGEAILLIGETHGWLGQSVYLRDICGREEGAPPPVDLAAEKRNGDVVRGMIHAGTATAVHDLSDGGLLIALAEMAMAGGIGAKLLAAPTALVPQAYWFGEDQARYLVTVPETEAGRVLAKMRGCEVPCVRIGTTGGDAIAIAGEAPVTIDSLRKSFERWLPEYMGGKAA comes from the coding sequence ATGAAGAATGAACCCAAGATCACCCCCGAGCTGGTTGCCGCCCACGGGCTCAAGCCCGACGAGTACGAGCGCATCCTGAAGCTGATCGGGCGGGAGCCGACCTTCACCGAGCTCGGCATCTTCTCGGCGATGTGGAACGAGCACTGCTCGTACAAATCCTCGCGCATCCATCTGCGTGGCCTGCCGACCAAGGCGCCCTGGGTGATCCAGGGCCCCGGCGAGAATGCCGGCGTGATCGACATCGGCGATGGCCAGGCCGTGGTCTTCAAGATGGAGAGCCACAACCACCCGAGCTATATCGAGCCCTATCAGGGCGCGACCACCGGCGTCGGCGGCATTTTGCGCGACGTCTTCACCATGGGCGCGCGTCCCATCGCCTGCCTCAATGCGCTCAGCTTCGGCGCGCCCGAGCATCCGAAGACGCGGCATCTCGTCTCCGGCGTGGTGGCGGGCGTCGGCGGCTACGGCAATTCCTTCGGCGTGCCGACGGTCGGCGGGCAGGTGCGCTTCCACACTCGCTACGACGGCAACATCCTCGTCAATGCCATGGCGGTGGGTCTCGCCGATGCCGACAAGATCTTCTATGCGGCGGCCTCCGGCGTGAACATGCCGATCGTCTATTTGGGCTCCAAGACCGGCCGCGACGGCATTCACGGCGCCTCGATGGCCTCGGCCGAGTTCGACGACAAGTCCGAGGAGAAGCGCCCGACTGTGCAGGTCGGCGATCCCTTCGCCGAGAAGCTGCTGCTCGAAGCCTGCCTCGAGATCATGGAAAAGGGCTGCGTCATCGCGATCCAGGACATGGGCGCGGCGGGCCTGACCTGCTCGGCGGTGGAGATGGGCGCCAAGGGCGACCTCGGCGTCGACCTCGACCTCGATGTGGTGCCGACCCGCGAGACCGGCATGAGCGCCTACGAGATGATGCTCTCGGAGAGCCAGGAGCGCATGCTCATGGTGCTCAAGCCCGAGAAGGAGAAGGAAGCCGAGGCGATCTTCAAGAAGTGGGGTCTCGACTTCGCCGTCGTCGGCTACACCACGCCGAGCAAGCGTTTCGTGGTCAAGCATGGTGGCGACGTCATGGCCGATTTGCCGATCAAGGAGCTCGGCGACGAGGCACCGGTCTATGACCGGCCGCATGTCCCCTCGGCCGCGTTGCCGGTCGTGCATGCCCGCGACGTGCCGGCGCCGATGGCCTTAGGTAGCGCGCTGGAGAAGCTGATCGGCACGCCCGATATGTGCTCTAAGCGCTGGGTCTGGGAGCAGTACGACCACGTCATTCTCGGCAACACCATGCAGCGTCCGGGCGGCGATGCCGCCGTGGTGCGCGTGCAGGACGGGCCGAAGGGCCTCGCGCTCACCGTCGACGTCACGCCGCGCTATTGCGAGGCCGATCCTTATCAGGGCGGCAAGCAGGCGGTCGCGGAAGCCTGGCGTAACATCACGGCGGTCGGCGGCAAGCCGCTCGCGATCACCGACAATCTCAACTTCGGCAACCCTGAGCGGCCCGAGATCATGGGCCAGTTCGTCGGCTGCCTGAAGGGCATCTCGGAAGCCTGCCGCACGCTGGACTTCCCGGTCGTGTCCGGCAACGTCTCGCTCTACAACGAGACCAATGGCCGCGCGATCCTCCCGACACCCTCGATCGGCGGCGTCGGCCTGCTCGACGATTTCACCAAGTCTGCCTCGCTCGCCTTCAAGGCCGAGGGCGAAGCGATCCTCCTGATCGGCGAGACCCACGGCTGGCTCGGCCAGTCCGTCTATTTGCGCGACATCTGCGGCCGCGAGGAAGGCGCACCGCCGCCGGTCGATCTCGCCGCCGAGAAGCGCAACGGCGACGTCGTGCGCGGCATGATCCATGCGGGCACTGCGACTGCGGTGCACGATCTCTCCGACGGCGGTCTCCTGATCGCGCTGGCCGAGATGGCGATGGCGGGCGGCATCGGCGCCAAGCTGCTGGCGGCGCCGACCGCGTTGGTGCCGCAGGCCTATTGGTTCGGCGAGGACCAGGCGCGCTATCTCGTCACCGTGCCGGAAACCGAAGCCGGCCGCGTGCTCGCCAAGATGCGCGGCTGCGAGGTGCCCTGCGTGCGGATCGGCACCACCGGAGGCGATGCCATCGCGATCGCCGGCGAGGCGCCGGTGACGATCGACAGCTTGCGCAAATCGTTCGAGCGCTGGCTGCCGGAGTACATGGGCGGCAAGGCGGCCTGA
- a CDS encoding PaaI family thioesterase gives MHELTKAPPPRRPELHVATDGEFVGWRTWIRDSFESHVGPFWHRIEADGSVRSAFRVEKKHLNGSGNVHGGCYMAFADYSLFAIATHVLDSRAVTTNFACEFLDAAREGELIECTGEVTRAGGSLIFLRGKMMSGERLLLTFSGTIKRMKRKALPQPDA, from the coding sequence TTGCACGAATTGACCAAAGCGCCCCCGCCGCGCCGCCCCGAGCTCCATGTCGCCACCGATGGCGAATTTGTGGGCTGGCGGACCTGGATTCGCGACAGTTTTGAGTCCCATGTCGGCCCCTTCTGGCACCGGATCGAGGCAGACGGCAGCGTCCGCAGCGCCTTCCGGGTCGAGAAGAAGCATCTCAACGGCTCCGGGAACGTCCATGGCGGCTGTTACATGGCCTTCGCCGACTATTCGCTGTTTGCGATCGCCACCCATGTCCTGGACAGCCGGGCGGTGACGACCAATTTCGCCTGCGAATTCCTCGACGCGGCACGCGAGGGCGAGCTGATCGAATGCACCGGCGAGGTCACCCGCGCCGGCGGTTCGCTGATCTTCCTGCGCGGCAAGATGATGTCCGGCGAGCGGCTGCTGCTCACCTTTTCCGGCACGATCAAGCGGATGAAGCGGAAGGCACTCCCGCAGCCAGACGCATAG
- a CDS encoding DMT family transporter has protein sequence MPQSTSEAGRARPAASAPLPSMAAKGAHSWRDYALLLALACCWSSTYPLAKLALPTIPPITFISARSLIAAAFLFAILWMRGTRIPTEAKAWKLFATQQLINSTFPFLIITWSQQYVPASNTVVLASTTPIFAFLITSLITRHEPATLLKLAGAILGLAGTVAIVGLDALRGFGSEIIAEIAILLATISFACATIFGLRLSEYDPMVVAAGSLLFGGLVLLPPALIIDQPWTLHPTPTAIVATIVMGIVSSALGLMLFYVCLGRLGTLTTNAQGYLRIPIGVGLSVLLLGESVPSNLALGLVLVMAGVAAMTVPAERLKWR, from the coding sequence GTGCCGCAGAGCACATCCGAGGCGGGCCGCGCGAGGCCGGCCGCATCAGCGCCGTTGCCATCCATGGCCGCCAAAGGTGCGCACAGCTGGCGCGACTATGCGCTGCTGCTTGCGCTCGCCTGCTGCTGGAGCTCGACCTATCCGCTGGCCAAGCTGGCGCTCCCCACCATCCCGCCCATCACCTTCATCTCGGCGCGCTCGCTGATCGCCGCCGCCTTCCTGTTCGCGATCCTGTGGATGCGCGGCACCAGGATCCCCACCGAGGCGAAAGCCTGGAAGCTGTTCGCAACCCAGCAATTGATCAACTCGACCTTCCCGTTCCTGATCATCACGTGGTCGCAGCAATATGTGCCGGCCTCGAACACGGTGGTGCTGGCCTCGACCACGCCGATCTTCGCCTTCCTGATCACCTCGCTGATCACGCGGCACGAGCCGGCGACGCTGCTCAAGCTCGCCGGCGCGATTTTGGGACTCGCCGGCACCGTCGCTATCGTCGGGCTCGATGCGCTACGCGGCTTCGGTAGCGAGATCATTGCCGAGATCGCGATCCTGCTTGCCACCATTTCCTTTGCCTGCGCGACGATCTTCGGCCTCCGCCTGTCCGAATACGACCCGATGGTTGTGGCGGCAGGTTCGCTCTTGTTCGGCGGCCTCGTGCTGCTGCCGCCCGCGCTGATCATCGACCAGCCATGGACCTTGCATCCGACGCCGACGGCGATCGTCGCCACCATCGTCATGGGCATCGTCTCCAGCGCACTGGGCCTGATGCTGTTCTACGTCTGCCTCGGCCGGCTCGGCACGCTGACCACGAACGCACAGGGCTATCTGCGCATCCCGATCGGCGTCGGCCTCTCGGTGCTGCTGCTCGGCGAGAGCGTGCCGTCGAACCTCGCGCTGGGGCTGGTGCTGGTGATGGCGGGCGTTGCGGCCATGACGGTGCCGGCGGAGCGGCTGAAGTGGCGCTAG
- a CDS encoding tetratricopeptide repeat protein codes for MPVALVVLLLDITLIYHASRTGRLRPWAFIILLVPMMGAIAYIAVELIPEWFSSPGARQARQRVANRLDPEKRYRELSDRLAGTDTIVNRAALADECANIGRFAEAEAHYDHILKLPLGHDPAYALRKAQAQFGASRPADALATLDGLQKQWPDFDSADAHLLYARALAEVGRLDEALEEYHALAGYFPGAEARVRYGMLLQTVGRTTEARMVFNELLIQMRRAPKYLRKAQAEWLSIAEKQLST; via the coding sequence ATGCCCGTCGCTTTGGTCGTTCTGCTGCTCGATATCACGCTGATCTATCATGCCTCGCGAACCGGACGGTTGCGGCCCTGGGCCTTCATCATCCTGCTGGTGCCGATGATGGGCGCGATTGCCTATATCGCGGTCGAGCTCATTCCCGAATGGTTTTCCAGCCCCGGTGCACGGCAGGCGCGCCAGCGTGTCGCCAATCGCCTCGATCCCGAGAAGCGCTATCGCGAGCTGTCCGACCGGCTGGCCGGCACCGACACCATCGTCAACCGCGCGGCGCTGGCGGACGAGTGCGCAAATATCGGCCGATTTGCCGAAGCGGAAGCGCATTATGATCACATCCTGAAGCTGCCCTTGGGCCACGATCCCGCCTATGCGCTGCGCAAGGCTCAGGCGCAATTTGGCGCCAGCCGCCCGGCCGATGCGCTCGCCACGCTGGACGGTCTGCAGAAGCAATGGCCCGACTTCGATTCCGCCGATGCGCATCTGCTCTATGCCCGCGCGCTCGCCGAGGTCGGACGTCTCGACGAGGCGCTGGAGGAATACCACGCGCTCGCCGGCTACTTCCCCGGCGCCGAAGCGCGGGTGCGCTATGGCATGCTGCTGCAAACGGTCGGCCGCACCACTGAAGCGCGCATGGTCTTCAACGAGCTGCTGATCCAGATGCGCCGCGCGCCGAAATATCTGCGCAAGGCGCAGGCGGAATGGCTGTCGATCGCGGAGAAGCAGCTGTCGACCTAG
- a CDS encoding TetR/AcrR family transcriptional regulator encodes MAENRAKLIRAAREAFAMQGYAAASMDDLTAAVGLTRGALYHNFEDKKGLLWAVVEQIDGEMAERLRIAREQAPSLWLGLLAEGSAYIEMALDPEIQRIMLLDGPAVLGDPSKWPGENACLDITMRTIRALIEQGVVKPVDVEAAGRLLNGAALSAALWVAAADDPKSVLSKAVDAFRELASGLLREAV; translated from the coding sequence ATGGCGGAAAATCGGGCCAAGCTCATCCGCGCCGCCCGCGAGGCATTCGCCATGCAGGGCTATGCAGCCGCGTCGATGGACGACCTCACTGCCGCCGTCGGTCTGACGCGGGGGGCGCTGTATCACAACTTCGAAGACAAGAAGGGGCTGCTCTGGGCCGTCGTCGAGCAGATCGATGGGGAGATGGCGGAGCGGCTCCGCATCGCCCGGGAGCAAGCGCCCAGCCTGTGGCTGGGCCTGCTCGCGGAGGGAAGCGCCTATATCGAAATGGCGCTCGACCCCGAGATCCAGCGCATCATGCTTCTGGATGGACCTGCCGTGCTCGGCGATCCCTCCAAATGGCCCGGCGAGAACGCCTGTCTCGACATCACCATGCGAACGATCCGCGCGCTGATCGAGCAGGGGGTCGTGAAGCCGGTCGACGTCGAAGCGGCGGGGCGGTTGCTGAACGGCGCTGCGCTCAGCGCCGCCTTGTGGGTCGCGGCCGCCGACGATCCCAAGAGTGTGTTGAGCAAGGCCGTTGATGCGTTTCGAGAGCTGGCGAGTGGATTGCTGCGCGAGGCGGTTTGA
- a CDS encoding RidA family protein: protein MPQREAIFPENRHALYQVHRYSAAIRSGDLLYVSGQVGSREDGSPEPVFEDQVRRAFANLRAVLAAGGCTLDDVVDVTTFHSDPASQIETVMAVRTEEIGDPPYPNWTAVGVNWLAGFDFEIKVIARIPVLQ, encoded by the coding sequence ATGCCCCAGCGAGAGGCAATCTTCCCCGAAAACCGCCACGCGCTCTATCAAGTGCATCGCTATTCCGCGGCGATCCGCTCCGGTGACTTGCTCTACGTGTCGGGGCAGGTCGGCAGCCGCGAGGACGGCTCGCCCGAGCCGGTGTTCGAGGACCAGGTCCGGCGCGCGTTCGCCAATTTGCGTGCCGTGCTCGCAGCTGGTGGATGCACGTTGGACGATGTCGTCGACGTCACCACGTTTCACAGCGATCCGGCGAGCCAGATCGAGACGGTGATGGCCGTTCGCACCGAGGAGATCGGCGATCCGCCCTATCCGAACTGGACGGCCGTCGGCGTGAATTGGCTTGCTGGCTTCGACTTCGAGATCAAGGTCATCGCCCGCATTCCTGTGCTCCAGTAA
- a CDS encoding tripartite tricarboxylate transporter substrate binding protein BugD: MISFLMKRALAAVAALTFATFSVATCASAQDYPKRPITMIVPFAAGGTSDVIARAVAEQMGIALGQTIVIENVAGAGGSTALARASRAEPDGYTIAIGNAGTNAATYTIYPKLPFTPDSFVPIAMVAKTFGIIALRKDFPAKDLKEFIAYAKANPGKINLGHAGVGSSNYLICKSFVTSAGIDATLVGYRGAAPALTDAIGGQIDGVCDAAASVSQAINDKLVKGLVVGSTVRLATLPDLPTSAEAGLPEFEAQGWNGLFAPKGTPPAVLAKLNAAARTAVETEAVKKRFADLSTVAPDADEHTPEVLQKLVTRDVDKYRKMLADDANK; this comes from the coding sequence GTGATCTCATTCCTGATGAAGCGTGCTCTCGCCGCAGTCGCGGCGCTAACGTTCGCGACATTTTCAGTAGCGACTTGCGCATCCGCGCAGGATTATCCCAAGCGTCCGATCACCATGATCGTGCCGTTCGCGGCCGGCGGCACCTCGGACGTGATCGCGCGGGCGGTGGCCGAGCAGATGGGGATTGCGCTCGGCCAGACGATTGTGATCGAGAACGTTGCCGGCGCCGGCGGCTCGACCGCGCTGGCGCGGGCCTCCCGCGCCGAGCCCGATGGTTATACGATTGCGATCGGCAATGCCGGCACCAATGCCGCGACCTACACGATCTATCCAAAGCTGCCGTTCACGCCTGATTCCTTCGTGCCGATCGCGATGGTGGCGAAGACGTTCGGCATCATCGCGCTGCGCAAGGACTTTCCGGCGAAGGATCTGAAAGAGTTCATCGCCTATGCCAAGGCCAATCCGGGCAAGATCAATCTCGGCCATGCCGGCGTCGGCTCCTCCAACTATCTGATCTGCAAGAGCTTCGTCACATCGGCCGGGATCGATGCGACCCTGGTCGGCTATCGCGGCGCCGCGCCGGCACTGACTGACGCGATCGGCGGCCAGATCGACGGCGTCTGCGACGCGGCCGCCTCGGTGTCCCAAGCGATCAACGACAAGCTGGTGAAGGGCCTCGTGGTCGGCTCGACCGTTCGGCTCGCGACGCTGCCGGATCTGCCGACCTCGGCGGAAGCAGGCCTGCCCGAGTTCGAGGCGCAGGGCTGGAACGGCCTGTTCGCGCCCAAGGGCACGCCGCCGGCCGTCCTCGCCAAGCTGAACGCAGCCGCGCGCACGGCCGTCGAGACCGAGGCGGTGAAGAAGCGCTTCGCCGACCTCTCGACCGTTGCGCCCGATGCCGACGAGCATACGCCGGAAGTGCTGCAAAAGCTCGTGACGCGCGACGTCGACAAGTACCGCAAGATGCTGGCAGACGACGCCAACAAGTAG
- the purQ gene encoding phosphoribosylformylglycinamidine synthase subunit PurQ: MKAAILVFPGINRERDMARALRLISGSEPAMVWHAETSLPAGTDLVVVPGGFSYGDYLRCGAIAARAPVMDAVRDYAAKGGLVLGVCNGFQILCESGLLPGVLMRNARLKFICRDVHLRVERSDTPFTRGYNAGQVIRVPVAHGEGNYEADEETIKRLEGEGRVLYRYCSADGVVDEAANINGAAHSIAGIVNDRGNVLGMMPHPENHVEDIMGCTDGRGLFAGLAQHLEKAA; the protein is encoded by the coding sequence ATGAAAGCCGCCATTCTCGTCTTTCCCGGAATCAACCGCGAGCGCGACATGGCGCGCGCCCTGAGGCTGATCTCCGGCAGCGAGCCCGCGATGGTCTGGCACGCCGAGACCTCGCTGCCTGCGGGCACCGATCTCGTGGTCGTGCCCGGCGGCTTCTCCTACGGCGATTATCTGCGCTGCGGCGCGATTGCGGCACGCGCGCCGGTGATGGACGCGGTGCGCGACTATGCGGCCAAGGGCGGCCTCGTGCTCGGCGTCTGCAACGGTTTTCAGATCCTCTGCGAGTCCGGCCTCCTGCCGGGCGTCTTGATGCGCAATGCGCGGCTGAAATTCATCTGCCGCGACGTGCATCTGCGCGTCGAGCGCTCCGACACGCCGTTCACCCGCGGCTACAATGCTGGACAGGTGATCCGCGTGCCGGTCGCGCACGGCGAGGGCAATTACGAGGCGGACGAAGAGACCATCAAGCGGCTCGAAGGCGAGGGGCGGGTGCTCTATCGCTACTGCTCCGCCGATGGCGTGGTCGACGAGGCCGCCAACATCAACGGCGCGGCACATTCCATCGCCGGCATCGTCAACGACAGGGGCAACGTGCTCGGCATGATGCCGCATCCGGAAAACCACGTCGAAGACATCATGGGCTGCACCGACGGCCGCGGCCTGTTCGCCGGTCTCGCCCAGCATCTGGAAAAAGCCGCGTGA
- a CDS encoding magnesium and cobalt transport protein CorA, translated as MNVPSLPAFPSEPVSTDGVVAAGAYVDGRRVANIAISEASSWRAKPGHVVWIGLHEPDMALLGAVQKQFDLHDLAIEDANHAHQRPKIEQYGEALFIVARTAQLVEGRIAFGETHIFVGEGYLVSVRHGASTSYTPVRERCESCPRALARGEDYILYAILDFIVDNYSPVLESIHEEIEKIEDDVLAHAITKTQIERLYMLRRDLLRLRNAIGPLVEVCRRLEHDELSMVRATMQPLFRDVTDHVRNIQERIDSMREVLAFAFEASLLVGQAHETAVSKKLASWLAIIAIPTALAGIYGMNFKHMPELEWEYGYFMLLGVMLTACGSLYWRFRRVGWL; from the coding sequence ATGAACGTCCCGTCGCTGCCCGCATTCCCCTCCGAACCGGTGTCCACCGATGGCGTCGTCGCCGCCGGCGCTTATGTCGACGGCCGCCGCGTCGCCAATATCGCCATCAGCGAGGCCTCGAGTTGGCGAGCCAAGCCCGGCCACGTCGTGTGGATCGGGCTGCACGAGCCCGACATGGCGCTGCTCGGCGCGGTGCAGAAGCAGTTCGACCTGCACGACCTCGCCATCGAGGACGCCAACCACGCCCATCAGCGGCCGAAGATCGAGCAATATGGCGAGGCCCTGTTCATCGTCGCGCGCACCGCGCAATTGGTCGAGGGACGCATTGCCTTCGGCGAGACCCACATCTTCGTCGGCGAAGGCTATCTGGTCTCGGTGCGCCACGGCGCTTCGACATCCTACACGCCGGTGCGCGAACGCTGCGAGAGCTGCCCGCGGGCGCTCGCACGCGGCGAGGATTACATCCTCTACGCCATCCTCGATTTCATCGTCGACAATTACTCGCCCGTGCTGGAAAGCATTCACGAAGAGATCGAGAAGATCGAGGACGACGTGCTCGCGCACGCGATCACCAAGACGCAGATCGAGCGGCTCTACATGCTGCGGCGTGACCTGTTGCGGCTCCGTAACGCAATCGGGCCGCTGGTGGAGGTCTGCCGCCGTCTCGAGCACGATGAGCTGTCGATGGTGCGCGCGACGATGCAGCCTCTGTTCCGCGACGTCACCGACCATGTCCGCAACATCCAGGAGCGCATCGATTCCATGCGCGAGGTGCTGGCCTTCGCCTTCGAGGCGAGCCTGCTGGTCGGCCAGGCCCACGAGACCGCGGTGTCGAAGAAGCTCGCGTCCTGGCTCGCCATCATCGCCATCCCGACCGCGCTCGCCGGCATCTACGGCATGAACTTCAAGCACATGCCGGAGCTGGAATGGGAGTACGGCTATTTCATGCTGCTCGGCGTCATGCTGACCGCCTGCGGGTCGCTGTACTGGCGCTTTCGGCGGGTGGGATGGCTGTGA